In a single window of the Streptomyces sp. 846.5 genome:
- a CDS encoding PRC and DUF2382 domain-containing protein — protein sequence MSTTLDPARVIGHKVLDADGHKIGQADEVYLDDSTGTPQWVTVKGGRFGGKGHFAPLGGAVLVNDDVRLAYAKAQVDSAPELETGRHLSVEEELTLYQHYGLGQPEHSMTGMNNTTGVNHVTGMAGMTGAMAPAAAPMGTGERDGRVMTRYEERLHVGTERVEAGQARLRKTVTTEQVQRIVPLAHQEIRVEREPIPEGEHGTTTSTADFAEADLDVTLYEERAVVTKEVVAVERVRLTVEEVTEQVTVHEEIRTEQIDLVGDSREDPKNRM from the coding sequence GTGAGTACGACCCTCGACCCGGCCCGTGTGATCGGGCACAAGGTCCTCGACGCCGACGGCCACAAGATCGGGCAGGCGGACGAGGTGTACCTGGACGACAGCACCGGCACCCCGCAGTGGGTCACCGTCAAGGGCGGGCGCTTCGGCGGCAAGGGCCACTTCGCCCCGCTGGGCGGCGCCGTCCTGGTGAACGACGATGTGCGGCTCGCCTATGCCAAGGCCCAGGTCGACAGCGCACCGGAGCTGGAGACCGGACGGCATCTCTCGGTGGAGGAGGAGCTCACCCTCTACCAGCACTACGGGCTGGGGCAGCCGGAGCACAGCATGACGGGCATGAACAACACGACCGGCGTGAACCACGTGACCGGCATGGCCGGCATGACCGGCGCCATGGCCCCTGCCGCCGCCCCGATGGGCACCGGCGAGCGCGACGGCAGGGTGATGACCCGGTACGAGGAGCGCCTGCACGTGGGCACCGAGCGGGTCGAGGCCGGCCAGGCCCGGCTCCGCAAGACCGTCACCACCGAACAGGTCCAGCGGATCGTGCCGCTCGCCCACCAGGAGATCCGGGTCGAGCGGGAGCCGATCCCCGAGGGCGAGCACGGCACCACGACGAGCACCGCCGACTTCGCCGAGGCCGACCTGGACGTGACGCTCTACGAGGAGCGCGCCGTGGTCACCAAGGAGGTCGTCGCCGTCGAACGGGTGCGGCTGACGGTCGAGGAGGTCACCGAGCAGGTGACCGTGCACGAGGAGATCCGCACCGAGCAGATCGACCTCGTCGGCGACTCCCGGGAGGACCCGAAGAACCGCATGTGA
- a CDS encoding polysaccharide deacetylase family protein, with translation MTATPTPAAPDGRPRTVVTTSWDDGHRLDPRLAALLDKYGIAGTFYIAPRNLELDPADRLPSTGIRELAERFEIGGHTLTHQRLPLLSEAEAREEMSAGKAELEEIVGTQVTSFCYPRGEYTPTHVGLAGEVGFTLARTVRRSTLVPGAPLETDTTVNAYAHRVDGPLSLRLARLRPWAAAKLFLRWDELAFRWFELCLRNGGVFHLWGHSWEVDARRDWYRLERVLDHIAGRPDVAYVPNRDLLELAVR, from the coding sequence ATGACCGCCACACCGACTCCGGCAGCTCCCGACGGGCGTCCGCGCACCGTCGTCACGACGAGTTGGGACGACGGGCACCGGCTCGACCCCCGCCTTGCCGCGCTGCTCGACAAGTACGGCATCGCCGGCACGTTCTACATCGCGCCACGCAACCTTGAGCTGGACCCCGCGGACCGTCTCCCCTCCACCGGGATCCGCGAACTGGCCGAGCGCTTCGAGATCGGCGGCCACACACTGACCCACCAGCGGCTGCCCCTGCTGTCCGAAGCCGAGGCCCGTGAGGAGATGAGCGCCGGCAAGGCGGAGCTCGAAGAGATCGTCGGAACGCAGGTGACCAGCTTCTGCTACCCCCGCGGCGAGTACACGCCGACCCACGTCGGCCTCGCCGGTGAGGTCGGCTTCACGCTCGCGCGCACGGTCCGACGCAGCACGCTCGTCCCCGGGGCACCGCTGGAGACGGACACGACGGTCAACGCCTACGCCCACCGGGTGGACGGACCGCTCTCCCTGCGCCTGGCGCGGCTGCGGCCGTGGGCCGCCGCCAAGCTGTTTCTGCGCTGGGACGAACTCGCCTTCAGGTGGTTCGAGTTGTGCCTCAGGAACGGCGGGGTGTTCCATCTCTGGGGTCACAGCTGGGAGGTCGACGCGAGGCGCGACTGGTACCGGCTGGAGCGGGTCCTCGACCACATCGCAGGACGGCCCGACGTCGCCTATGTCCCCAACCGCGACCTCCTCGAACTGGCGGTCCGATGA
- a CDS encoding MFS transporter, whose translation MSATDPTARGLAEPPPAAEPEAPEDPAARRHALRVLALGSLGVFVVFLDTTIVNIAFPTISRSFHTGSAQLSWVLNAYSLVFAAVLIPAGRLADRYGRKRLFLTGMLGFALMSGVCGLAPGTGLLIAARALQAVFAALVVPTSLALILPEFSAARRHVAVGTWGAMGAAAAALGPTIGALLTEYASWRWIFLVNVPICVLVAVLGRRLLPESRDPAASGIPDPLGVLLVAGAPAMLSLAIVEGPDWGWSDPRVLGAFALSAVLLAAFLRRSATAAQPVLDLSLFREHQFRVVNAATLLFATAFYGMLLANVIFLQTVWHYSVLRSALASALGPMLVTLIARTSSRIAAKAGHRPVLLAGSVAWVLAAAGFATAAGGSPHWLTHWLPWTLLMGLAIGLTLPVQSGAAVKHLPPERFAIGSAVNSSFRQLGAVLGISIFVAVLGTPAPAAAVSAFDHVWWVFAGLGLAAGLVQLLPARTPLTLPEVPSSATTLEATPPRSA comes from the coding sequence ATGTCCGCCACCGATCCGACCGCGCGCGGACTGGCGGAACCACCGCCCGCGGCCGAACCCGAGGCCCCCGAGGACCCCGCGGCCCGCAGACACGCCCTGCGGGTGCTGGCCCTGGGCAGCCTGGGGGTGTTCGTGGTGTTCCTCGACACCACGATCGTCAACATCGCCTTCCCGACCATCAGCCGCAGCTTCCACACCGGCTCCGCGCAGCTGTCCTGGGTGCTGAACGCCTACAGCCTGGTCTTCGCCGCGGTGCTGATACCGGCAGGACGCCTGGCCGACCGCTACGGACGCAAGCGGCTTTTCCTGACCGGGATGCTCGGATTCGCCCTGATGAGCGGGGTCTGCGGGCTGGCGCCCGGCACCGGCCTGCTGATCGCGGCCCGGGCCCTGCAGGCCGTGTTCGCCGCCCTGGTGGTGCCGACCTCGCTGGCGCTGATCCTGCCCGAGTTCAGCGCCGCCCGGCGCCATGTCGCCGTCGGCACCTGGGGCGCCATGGGAGCCGCGGCCGCGGCGCTCGGGCCCACCATCGGCGCGCTGCTCACCGAGTACGCCTCCTGGCGCTGGATCTTCCTGGTCAACGTGCCGATCTGCGTGCTCGTCGCGGTCCTCGGCCGCCGGCTGCTGCCGGAGAGCCGCGATCCCGCCGCCAGCGGCATCCCCGACCCGCTCGGCGTGCTGCTCGTCGCCGGCGCGCCGGCGATGCTGAGCCTCGCCATCGTCGAGGGCCCGGACTGGGGCTGGTCCGATCCCCGGGTGCTCGGCGCCTTCGCACTGTCCGCCGTGCTGCTCGCGGCGTTCCTGCGGCGCTCGGCCACCGCCGCCCAGCCGGTCCTGGACCTGTCGCTGTTCCGGGAGCACCAGTTCCGGGTGGTCAATGCCGCGACCCTGCTCTTCGCGACCGCCTTCTACGGGATGCTGCTGGCCAATGTGATCTTCCTGCAGACCGTCTGGCACTACTCCGTGCTGCGCTCCGCGCTCGCCAGCGCCCTCGGACCGATGCTGGTCACGCTGATCGCGCGGACCTCCAGCCGGATCGCGGCGAAGGCCGGACACCGCCCGGTGCTGCTGGCCGGGTCGGTCGCCTGGGTGCTCGCCGCCGCCGGATTCGCCACGGCCGCCGGGGGTTCGCCGCACTGGCTCACCCACTGGCTGCCGTGGACGCTGCTGATGGGCCTGGCGATCGGGCTGACCCTGCCGGTCCAGTCGGGCGCCGCGGTCAAGCATCTGCCGCCGGAGCGCTTCGCCATCGGATCGGCCGTCAACTCCAGCTTCCGGCAGCTCGGCGCGGTGCTCGGGATCAGCATCTTCGTCGCCGTCCTCGGCACCCCGGCGCCGGCCGCCGCTGTCAGCGCGTTCGACCACGTCTGGTGGGTCTTCGCCGGCCTCGGACTGGCCGCCGGACTGGTCCAACTCCTGCCCGCACGAACGCCGCTGACCTTGCCTGAAGTGCCGTCCTCCGCCACTACACTGGAGGCCACACCCCCGCGGAGCGCCTGA
- a CDS encoding PRC-barrel domain-containing protein yields MIEVGDIREWRTHDVVDATGHRIGSLEAVYVDTRTDQPAMATVLIGLPSRRRLVFVPLAEAVVGPEYVRVPYTKSLVKSAPSMGTDDVLAAEDEKAIFDHYELTYQPGTDGERQLARG; encoded by the coding sequence GTGATCGAGGTCGGGGACATCCGAGAGTGGCGCACCCATGACGTGGTCGATGCGACAGGACACCGCATCGGCTCCCTGGAGGCGGTCTACGTCGACACCCGTACGGACCAGCCCGCCATGGCGACGGTTCTGATCGGGCTGCCGTCCCGGCGCCGACTGGTCTTCGTCCCGCTGGCCGAGGCCGTGGTGGGCCCCGAGTACGTCAGAGTCCCCTACACCAAGAGCCTGGTGAAGAGCGCGCCCTCGATGGGGACCGACGACGTCCTGGCCGCCGAGGACGAGAAGGCGATCTTCGACCACTACGAACTCACCTACCAGCCCGGCACGGACGGCGAGCGGCAGCTCGCCCGCGGCTGA
- a CDS encoding glycosyltransferase family 4 protein — translation MSTILQITPYYPPHLGGLERVVESLAAGLGDRHDVRVVTTDIGAGTEPRCSRAGGVTVRRHRAVELAHTPLAPGLLMSLLRSPRTSVLHLHCAHALLPELVALAARARGQRFVLHFHLDVDASGRLGWLLPAYKKHVFGRVLRDAAAVVVLTEAQAGFVQETYGVRADRTFVVPNGVGPAYFMPVREVTDRPLRLLYVGRLSPQKNVGRLLEAMGLVRQPVHLTVVGDGEQRAMLQAQAAQLGLTDVTFAGQRLGPELVRAYAEADAFVLPSEKEGMPLVALEAMAAALPIVATDVPGNTELLGDVGLLAAPDPAALAAVIDAVAGDPELRLRLGRRSAEAARAYSWDAVVRRVEDVYAEALA, via the coding sequence ATGAGCACGATCCTGCAGATCACGCCGTACTACCCGCCGCATCTCGGAGGCCTGGAGCGCGTCGTGGAGAGCCTGGCGGCCGGGCTCGGCGACCGCCACGACGTCCGGGTCGTCACGACCGACATCGGCGCGGGCACGGAGCCGCGGTGCTCGCGGGCCGGTGGTGTGACCGTCCGGCGGCACCGCGCGGTGGAGCTCGCGCACACACCGCTCGCCCCCGGGCTGCTGATGTCGCTGCTGCGGTCACCGCGGACCTCGGTGCTGCACCTGCACTGTGCGCACGCCCTGCTGCCCGAGCTGGTCGCCCTCGCGGCACGGGCCCGGGGGCAGCGCTTCGTGCTGCACTTCCATCTCGACGTCGACGCCTCCGGCCGGCTGGGCTGGCTGCTGCCGGCGTACAAGAAGCACGTCTTCGGGCGCGTGCTGCGGGATGCCGCCGCTGTCGTCGTACTGACGGAGGCTCAGGCCGGCTTTGTGCAGGAGACGTACGGCGTCCGCGCCGACCGCACCTTCGTCGTGCCCAACGGCGTCGGTCCCGCCTACTTCATGCCGGTACGGGAGGTGACGGACCGTCCGCTGCGCCTGCTCTACGTCGGAAGGCTCAGCCCGCAGAAGAACGTCGGACGGCTCCTGGAGGCAATGGGACTGGTGCGCCAACCCGTCCACCTGACCGTCGTCGGCGACGGCGAGCAACGAGCGATGCTGCAGGCGCAGGCGGCTCAGCTCGGCCTGACGGACGTCACCTTCGCCGGACAGCGTCTCGGTCCGGAACTCGTCCGTGCGTACGCCGAGGCCGACGCGTTCGTGCTGCCGTCGGAGAAGGAAGGCATGCCGCTGGTCGCTCTTGAGGCGATGGCGGCCGCCCTCCCGATCGTGGCCACGGACGTACCGGGCAACACCGAACTGCTCGGCGATGTCGGGCTGCTCGCCGCGCCCGATCCCGCCGCGCTCGCGGCCGTGATCGACGCGGTCGCCGGCGACCCCGAACTGCGGCTGCGCCTGGGGCGGCGCAGCGCCGAGGCCGCGCGCGCCTACTCCTGGGACGCGGTCGTCCGTCGGGTCGAGGACGTCTACGCCGAGGCTCTCGCATGA
- a CDS encoding helix-turn-helix domain-containing protein — MDIDTMVGMDTMADRTPRPRPCPVAASLELLGERWTLLAIREMRYGVHRFEQITRFTGASRDILADRLRKLEAAGVVERRQYSEHPPRHEYHLTAAGAEVGPILLALAQWGQKWGPGGTAEFAHDCGHPLEVDTVCHHCGEQVDRETLRISPEPTG; from the coding sequence ATGGACATCGACACGATGGTCGGGATGGACACCATGGCCGACCGGACGCCCAGGCCGCGCCCCTGCCCCGTCGCGGCGTCGCTGGAGCTGCTGGGGGAGCGCTGGACGCTGCTGGCCATCCGCGAGATGCGCTACGGGGTGCACCGCTTCGAGCAGATCACCAGGTTCACCGGGGCCTCGCGCGACATCCTGGCCGACCGGCTGCGCAAGCTGGAGGCGGCCGGCGTGGTCGAACGCCGCCAGTACTCCGAACATCCGCCGCGCCACGAGTACCACCTCACCGCGGCGGGCGCGGAGGTCGGGCCGATCCTGCTGGCGCTGGCCCAGTGGGGGCAGAAGTGGGGGCCTGGCGGCACCGCCGAGTTCGCCCACGACTGCGGCCACCCGCTGGAGGTGGACACCGTCTGCCACCACTGCGGCGAGCAGGTCGACCGGGAGACCCTGCGGATCAGCCCCGAGCCGACCGGCTGA
- a CDS encoding DUF664 domain-containing protein, producing the protein MTSTDLLTDAFGRISERVGDVLQGLSGDDLVARVGPDANSIGWLVWHLTRVQDDHIAAAAGLEQVWIAEGWQQRFGLRYKPKSIGYGQSSAEVGEFQGVSAGLLQEYHLAVHEQTLRFLKGLSEGDLDRVVDPSYRPPVTLAVRLVSIVSDDLQHVGQAAFVRGLLRRR; encoded by the coding sequence GTGACAAGCACCGATCTGCTCACCGACGCCTTCGGCCGGATCAGCGAGCGGGTGGGCGACGTGCTCCAGGGCCTCAGCGGGGACGACCTGGTCGCGCGGGTCGGCCCGGACGCCAACTCGATCGGCTGGCTGGTCTGGCACCTGACCCGGGTCCAGGACGACCACATCGCCGCGGCGGCCGGTCTGGAGCAGGTCTGGATCGCCGAAGGCTGGCAGCAGCGCTTCGGCCTCCGCTACAAGCCGAAGTCCATCGGCTACGGCCAGTCCAGCGCGGAGGTGGGCGAGTTCCAGGGCGTGTCGGCGGGCCTGCTGCAGGAGTACCACCTCGCCGTCCACGAGCAGACGTTGCGCTTCCTCAAGGGCCTGTCCGAGGGCGACCTGGACCGGGTGGTGGACCCTTCCTACCGTCCGCCGGTCACCCTGGCGGTCCGGCTGGTCAGCATCGTCTCCGACGATCTGCAGCACGTGGGCCAGGCGGCCTTCGTCCGGGGTCTGCTGCGGCGGCGCTGA
- a CDS encoding glycosyltransferase family 2 protein, giving the protein MNTLSIVIPALNEAPNLPPVMAAIPVAELAAEGWEAEVIIVDNGSTDGTGDVARSLGARVVQQPERGYGNAYHAGFAAATGDVIATGDADCTYPFDALPQLLRTLVASNVEFMTTNRLSRSNKAMKPSHSLANHVLSAVSRTLFRNGLRDSQSGMWIFQRHVWERIDVRSTGMAFSQEIKNAATTAGYRYLEAPIEYRKRGGEVKLNAVSDGIRNLRQLFEHRLRPTRPVVPSIVVGFAEGPGPLQAEEIGAV; this is encoded by the coding sequence ATGAACACGCTGTCGATCGTCATTCCCGCACTCAACGAAGCACCCAACCTGCCGCCGGTCATGGCGGCCATCCCCGTGGCCGAACTCGCCGCCGAGGGCTGGGAGGCCGAGGTCATCATCGTCGACAACGGGTCGACCGACGGCACCGGGGACGTCGCCCGCTCGCTCGGCGCCCGGGTGGTCCAGCAGCCCGAGCGCGGCTACGGCAACGCCTACCACGCGGGGTTCGCGGCGGCGACCGGTGACGTGATCGCCACCGGTGACGCCGACTGCACCTACCCCTTCGACGCGCTGCCGCAGCTGTTGAGAACCCTGGTGGCCAGCAACGTCGAGTTCATGACCACGAACCGCCTCTCCCGCAGCAACAAGGCGATGAAGCCCTCGCACTCGCTCGCCAACCACGTCCTCAGCGCGGTCAGCCGTACGCTGTTCCGCAACGGGCTGCGTGACTCGCAGTCAGGCATGTGGATATTCCAGCGCCATGTCTGGGAGCGCATCGACGTCCGCTCGACCGGCATGGCCTTCTCGCAGGAGATCAAGAACGCGGCGACGACGGCGGGTTACCGATACCTGGAGGCACCGATCGAGTACCGCAAGCGCGGCGGGGAGGTGAAGTTGAACGCGGTGTCCGACGGGATACGGAACCTTCGCCAGCTCTTCGAGCACCGCCTCCGGCCGACCAGACCCGTGGTGCCGTCCATCGTCGTCGGCTTCGCCGAGGGGCCCGGTCCGTTGCAGGCCGAGGAGATCGGCGCCGTATGA